In Blastococcus saxobsidens DD2, the genomic stretch GTCACAGTGTGATCGGATCGTTACTGATCGTTGCCTTGTCGCCGCGGTCCCGGCCGGCTCACGCACGGCCCAGCGGGACGCCGTCCACGACCAGCAGCCGGCACTCCGGCCGCGACCGGTCGGCGAGAACCCGGGACAGCCCTTCCCCGGTCTCCCACAGGGCGAGGTCGGCCGGCGCACCGACGGCGAGCGGGCCCGCGGGGTGCTCGGCGCGGGCGGCGAACCAGCCGCCGTGGGTGGCGGCGTCGAATGCGTCGAACGGGCGCAGGCCGGAGCCGGGCGTGCGGTGGTCGACGGCGGCGTGCACGCCTCCCCACGGGTCCAGCGGCGTGACCGGTGCGTCGCTGCCCAGCGCCAGCGCGACGCCGCTGTCGGCGAGGTCGGCGAACGGGTTGGTGGCCAGGGCGCGCGCCACGCCCAGCCGCTCGGCGTACATGCCGGCGTCTCCACCCCAGGCGGCGTCGAAGGCCGGCTGGACGCTGGCCACCATGTGCCAGTCGCTCATCCGGCCCACCACCTGGGCCGAGGGCATCTCCAGGTGTTCGAGGCGGTGCCGGCAGGCGCGGACGGCGGCGATCCCCAGCTCGGCGACGACCGCGGCCACCGCGTCCAGCACCTGGGCGACGGCGGCGTCGCCGATGCAGTGGAAGCCGGCCTGGATCCCGGCCACCGTGCAGGCCCGCACGTGCGCCACCAGCGATGCCGTCTCGAACCGCAGCGCGCCGGACGTGTCGCCCCGGTCGTCGTAGGGGGTGCTGAGGGCCGCGGTGTGCGAGCCGAGCGCGCCGTCGCAGAAGAGGTCTCCCCCGGCGCCGGCCAGCCCGAGCTCACGGACCAGCTCGAGGCCACCGCGCTCGGAGAGCTCGCCCCAGTAGCCGAGCACCCGCGGGCCGGGCTCCGCACCGGCCAGGCGCAGCAGCTCACCGAGGTCGTCGGCCGAGGAGACCTCGGGTCCGGCCATCTCGTGCAGGGTGCCGATGCCCAGCGCGGCGGCGGCCGCCCGGGAGGCCCGCTGGGCGGAGCGGCGCTGGGCGGGCCCGACCGCGCCGTAGGCCGCCTGGCGGGCGACGTGGTGGGCGTCCAGGCGCAGCCTGCCGTCGGGCGAGAAGCCCGGTAGGTCGGTGATCCCCGGGACGAGGTCCAGCAGTGCGGTCGAGACCGTCGCGGAGTGGACGTCGACGCGCGCGAGGTAGACCGGCCGGCTCCCGGCCACCGCGTCGAGGTCGGCGCGGGTGAGACCGCGGCGCTCCGGCCAGCCGGTCTCGTCCCAGCCGGTGCCCAGGAGGATGCCGGCAGGGGTCGCTGCGACGTGTGCCCGCAACGACGCGAGCGCGTCGGCAAGGCTCAGGCTCGAGTGGAGGTCGAGACCGGTGAGTGCCAGCCCGGCCGCGGTGGCGTGCACGTGGGCGTCGACGAAGGCGGGTGTGAGCAGCGCCCCCTCTCCCCCGATCACCCGGCCGGCAGCCGGCGCATCGGCGGCCGCACCCAGCCAGGAGATCCGGCCGTCCACGACGTGCACCGCCCTGCCCGGCCGGTCGCCGATGGTCACGTCGGTGAGCAGCAGCGATCCGCGCACCTGCGCGTCCCCATCGGAACCGCACATCCGCCGCCGTCCTCCCGGGTCGTGGCCCCGCCCGGGGACGGCGGTGCTCCGGCACAGCAGACCACGGTCGACGCGCGCGCTTCCCGGCGGCCGGCGTCGTGCTCCCCGCTGCTGTCGCTGTACCCGGCGACGCACCGTCTCGCCCGGGTGGCCGCCGCACCACGGCGACGGTAGGCAGGAGCGATGGACGTGGTCGAGCAGGTGCGCACCGGGCGGCTACGGCTCCGACCCTGGACGACCGGCGCCGCGGACCTCGCCCGGCTGGCCGACGTCTACGGCCGGGACGAGGTGACCCGGTGGCTGGGCGGCGGTCCGTCCGTGCCCCCCGCCGAGCTCGTCGCCCGCTGGTCTGCGGTGCACCAGCTCGACTCCCGCTTCCTCTGCTGGGCCATCGAGCGGCCCGACGGCGTGCCGGCCGGGACGGTGCTGCTCAAGCCGCTGCCGAACGGGGTCGGGGAGGTGGAGGTCGGCTGGCACCTGCACCCCGACTCGTGGGGCGGCGGCTACGCCACCGAAGCCGCGCGGGCGGTGGTGGACCGGGCGTTCGGGCTCGGCCTGCCGGAGGTCTACGCCGTCGTACGACCCGGCAACGAGCGGTCGATGGCGGTCTGCAGGCGGCTGGGGATGACACCGCTGGGCCGGATGACCCGGTGGTACGACGTCGAGCTCGAAGCGTTCCGGCTCATGGCCCCCGTCGTGGTGGAGTGAGCTTCAGCGGCGCCGCAGCAGGCCGCTGATCCGGCGGCCCAGCGTCCGCTTGGTGGTCCGCGTCTCCCGCCCGGCGGCACGCACCGAGTCGGCGGCGGCCGCCTCGGACGGCGTGGGGGCGGTTCCCCCGAGGTGGGCCGGCTGCCACCACCGGTCGTCGTCGCCGGCCGGCTGGTCGGGGTAGCTGCGCTGGGCCTCGTCCAGCAGCGTCTCCATGGCGGTGCGCACGCGCGCCAGGACTGCAGGGATCTGCTCGCCGGGCTCGGCGATGATGGGCTCGCCGAAGACGATCGTCACCGGAACGCCGCGACGCAGCTCGACCTTGTGGTTCTTCGTGGCCACCCGGTGGCCACCCCACACCGCGGCCGGGATGATCGGCACACCGGAGTCGATCGCCATGCGCGCCGCGCCGGCCTTGAGCTCCTTCACCGTGAAGCTGGTGCTGATCGTCGCCTCGGGGAAGACGCCGACGACCTCGCCGTCCTTCAGCGCGCGCACGGCGGCCTCGAAGGCGGCGGAACCGGCCTTCCGGTCGACCGGGATGTGCTTCATGGCCCGCATGAACGGGCCGGCGAGCCAGTGGTCGAACACCGCTGCCTTCGCCATGAACCGCACCAGTCGGTGCTGGGGCAGCGCACCGAGGCCGAGGAAGGTGAAGTCGAAGAAGCTGACGTGGTTGCTGCAGATGATCGCGCCGCCGGCCGCGGGGACGTGCTCGGATCCGCGGACGTCGAACCGGAAGCGCAGGAGCCGGAAGACCACCAGCGCGATCCGGATGACGAACCGGTAGGGCTTGTCCCGGGGGTCGGGTGAGGCACCGAACAGCCCCGGACGGACGACGTCACGCCAGCTCGCGGTGTACATGCGCGGAATCTAGCTGCTGGCCCCGACGGCCGCCCGGGGGTCCCCTTCCGTGGTGGCGGCGACCGCGGCGCGGACCACGGCGGTGAGGTCGCCGGTGTCCTGGCGCACGCGGCGCTGGAGATCGGCGCCGGTGCCCCGGGACAGCAGGGCCGCCACCCCGTCGGAGACGCGCTCCTCGTCACCTGCGTCGGCGAGTGCGGGGCGGACGTGCTCGAGGAGATCGGTGAGGACGGCGGCGGCCGCGACCGGGCGGCCGGTGCGCGGGTGGACGAGGTCCCCGGACAGACCGGACCGCCCCGCCCGCCAGGCGGCCAGGCGGAGGATCTCCGGCCGCATCTCCGGCACCGCTCCCCCGTCGCGTGCGTCCCGGGCGGCCGTCTCGACCAGACCCCGCACCAGGCCGGCCAGCGTGACGGCGTCCTCCACCCTGAGCGCGACGTCGGCCGAACGCACCTCGACGGTCGGCCAGCGCGCCGAGAGCCGGGCGTCGAAATAGACCATGCCGGCGTCCAGGACCGTCCCGGTCTGCAGCATGGCGTCGACGAGCCGGTGGTAGTCCGCGGCGTCGGCGAATGGCCCGGTGGGGCCGGCCGAGGGCCACCGCTGCCACACCTGCGACCGGAAGCTGGCGTAGGCGGTGTCCTGCCCCTGCCAGTACGGCGAGTTGGCGGTCATCGCGGTGAGCACCGGCAGCCAGAGCCGGATCCGGTTGAGGACGGCCACGCCCTCCTCGTCGTCGGCGACCGAGACGTGCACGTGGCAGCCGCAGGTGAGCACGTCGCGGGCGGTCTGGCCGAAGTCGTCCACCAACCGCCCGTAGCGCTCGCCCGCCGTCGTGACCGGATCGACGGCGACCGGAGAGGTGGCGAGCGCCGCGATCCGTGCTCCGGCGGCGAGCGCGGCGGCGTCGGCGCGCTCGCGCCAGTGACGTAGCTGGGCATCCACCTCGGCGAGCGTCTCGCAGACCGGCGTCCCCAGTTCGACCTGCTGCGCCTTGAGCTCGGGTGCCAGGTGGGCCGTCTCCGGGGCGGCGTCGGCATCTCCCCGGTCGGCGCGGTCGTGCTGCTCGACGTCCTCCCCGTCACCGCGCCGTGCGGCGACGGCCAGCGCCTCGGGGCCCTCGGGTACGGGCACACCGTCGGCATCGACGACCAGCAGTTCTTCCTCGACGCCCATGGTCCGCATCGGACCCATCATGCGGGCCGAGATGTCCCCGCGCAGCGCCGGCAGCGGTTGTGCGGCTTGGCGTCGGCGATTGGCGCCCGGAGGGCGCCTTTGGTTGGCAACGGCAGGTGACGACAGTTAAAATTTGTATTATTGTTGGGGATAACGGTAGATTGGTGTCATGCCACGTGCCTGGCAGCAGTCGCTGCCCGCCATGCCGCCGATCCCACCGGCCCGTGCCTGGGCGCGGCTCTCCGCGCCTCCCGGCTACGACGTGCAGTGGCGGCGGCTGGCCGATGCGGCCCTGGAGCTGGGGCTCGGTCCGGAGGATGTGGCGGGTGTGGGCCTGGACGTCATCGCCGGTGCCCGCGGCTGGAAGCCGGCGACCGTGGCGCTGTACAGCAAGGTCGCCCGCTACGGCGGCCTCGCGCTGCCTCTCCCTGCCACGCCGGAGCCGGATCCGCCGGCGCTGGACCTGCGGCCGCTCACCCAGCTGCGCGGTGACGACCCCGAGCACCTCCGCTCCGCGGCCTGGTGCGCCCTCGCGCTGAGGTGGCCCGCCCCGGTGGGGATGTTCCGGTCCCTGCGCCGGGACCAGGTGCGGGCCACGGCGCGCCGGTTGCTGATCTCCAGCGACGACGGCGACTGGGCGGTGCCCGGTGCCAACACCGCCTGGCACGCGTGGGAGGCGGCACGCAACCGGTATCCCGCGCTGGCGGCCAGCCCCTGGGTGCTGCCGGCGCTGCGCCGCGGCCCGGGGCTGGAGTCCCGGATCGGTGGACGGCTCTCCAACCAGGCGCTGCAGGTCACGTTCACCAAGCACGCGCGGAACACGGTGCGCGAGCTGCGGGCGGCGGCCCCGCCGTCCCGCCGGGACGCCGTCGAGGAGCTGGCCGCCGCCTACCGGACGCTCTCCTACGACTCCTACCGCCGGCTGGCGCTGGCCGCGGGCGCTCCGCCGGTGGCCGCGCGCGGCGTGGTCCGGGCGAATCGGGCCACGGCCCGGGCCGCCCGCGAGGCCGGCTGACCGGTCCTCACAGCAGGGTCAGCTGCTCCGGTCCACCGGTGTCCTCGGGCGCGACCCCGGCCGGGCGCGGCGGGTCAGGCGGCCGGATGCCGGGCAAGCCGCCCGTCGGGAGGCTGCCGTCGGGGAACCCGACCCCCTCGTCGCCGGGCACCGCGGTGGCGACCGGACGGTCGATTTGCCGTGCGGCGCCCCCGGAACGGCGGTCCAGACCGTGCCGCGCCAGCAGCGGGGCCACCCGCCGCGACAGCCAGCTGCGGTACTCCGCCGGCACGTAGGCCCGGCGGGCGTACAACCGCTCGTAGCGCGGCACCAGCCCGGGGTGGGCGCCGGCCAGCCAGGCCATGAACCACTCCCGTGCACCCGGGCGCAGGTGCAGCGGGATGACGGTGACCCCGGTCGCGCCGGCGGTCGCGATGGCGCCGAGAGCCGCGTCCAGGCTCGCCTCGTCGTCGGTGAGTCCGGGCAGGACCGGGGCCAGGAATACCCCGCACCGCAGGCCGGCGTCGGCCAGGGTGCGGACGAGGTCGAGCCGGGCGCGCGGCGTGGGCACACCGGGCTCCAGACCCGCGTGCAGTGCGTCGTCCCAGATCGCCATGGAGATACCGAGCCCGACCGGCACCTGGCGCGAGGCCTCGGCCAGCAGCGACACGTCCCGGCGCAGCAGGGTGCCTTTCGTCAGGATCGAGAAGGGCGTGCCGGAGTCGGCGAGGGCGCGGATGACGCCCGGCATCAGCCGGTACCGCCCCTCCGCGCGCTGGTACGGGTCGGTGTTCGTGCCCAGGGCCACGTGCTCGCGCCGCCACGTCGGCCGGGTGAGCTCCTTGCCCAGCACGTCGGCGAGATTCGTCTTGACCACGACCTGCGTGTCGAAGTCGCGGCCGGAGTCGAACTCGAGCCATTCGTGGGTCCGGCGCGCATAGCAGTAGAGGCACGAATGACTGCACCCCCGGTACGGATTGATCGTGTACGGGAACGGCACGGCCGAATCGCCGGGCACCTTGTTGAGGGCGCTGCGCGCCCGCACCTCGTGGAAGGTCAGCCCCGGGAACTCCGGCACCTGCACGCTGCGCAGCAGACCGCGGATCGACGGCATGCCCGGCAGCGCCGAGGGGTCCTCGACGTCGATCCGCTGGGCCTCCCACCGCACGACAGCTATCCGAACACATGTTCGAGCGGCTGTCCAGCGGATCAGAGCGGCGGGCGGGCCTCGTAGGGGGTGGAGAGGACGACGGTCGTCCGGGTCGTCACGTTCGCCGCGGACCGGATCTCCTTGAGCAGCACCTCGAGGGCGTCGGGCGAGGCGACCCGCACCTTGAGGATGTAGCTCTCCACCCCCGCGACCGCGTGGCACTCCTCGATCGCGTCGAGGTGCGCGAGCAGGGCCGGCGCGTCGTCGGTCTGCGCGTCGGACGGGGTGATCGACACGAAGGCGGTCAGCGGCAGCCCCAGCTGCTTGGCGTCCAGGGTCGCGCGGTAGCCGGTGATCAGCCCGCGCTGCTCGAGCCGGCGCACCCGCTGGTGCACCGCCGAGACCGACAGCCCGACCCGTTCCGCGAGGTCGGTGTAGCTCGCCCGCCCGTCCCGGGCGAGGGCCGCCATCAGCGCGTGGTCGACGTCCACGGCGACGCCGCCGGCCTCAGCCGGGGAGTTCGACGAGCCCACGGGGACCGTTGTTCAGGACGCGGACGCCGTCGTCGGTGCAGACCACGATGTCCTCGATGCGGGCGCCGTGGCGGCCGGGCAGGTAGATGCCGGGCTCCACGGAGAACGCCATGCCCGGCTCCAGCGGCAGGTCGTTGCCGGCCACGATGTAGGGCGCCTCGTGGGTGTCCAGACCGATGCCGTGGCCGGTGCGGTGGATGAAGTACTCGCCCCACCCGGCACTGCTGATCACCTCGCGCGCGGCGGCGTCGATCTGCTCGGCGGTCACCCCCGGCCGCACGGCCGCCGTCGCGGCCTGCTGCGCGGCGTGCAGCACGCCGTACCACTCAGCGACCTCGGCGGACGCGCTGCCTCCGACGACGTAGGTGCGGGTGCAGTCCGACCGGTAGCCGGTGGCCGTCTCCCCACCGATGTCGACGACGACGAGCTCCCCGGCCTGCACCGTGCGGTCGGAGAGCTCGTGGTGCGGGCTGGCCCCGTTCGGCCCCGAGCCGACGATGGTGAAGTCGACCCCGACGTGCCCCTCGGCGCGGATCGCCGCGGCGATGTCGGCCCCGATGTCGGCCTCCGTGCGGCCGACGGTCAGCCACTCCCCCATCCGCGCGTGGACCCGGTCGATCGCCGCGCCGGCCAGGGCCAGCTCCTCGATCTCGGCGGGCGTCTTCACCATGCGCAGCCGGTCGACGACGGGTGCGGCCAGCTCCAGGGCCGAGCCGGGGAGCGCCCGGTGCACGCCCAGGGCGTGCTCGGCCCACGTCCGCGAACCGACGGCGACCCGCGCGGGTGCGGTGCCGAGCCGTGCGGTGGCGGCACCGGCGAGCACCGCGAACGCGTCGTCGGTCTCGTCCCAGGCCAGCAGTTCCAGCCCCAGCGCGCCGGCCGGGCCGGCGTCGACCATCGGTGCCTCCAGCCGCGGCACCACCAGGAACGGCTCCCCGCTGCGCGGCACGGCCAGCGCGGTGAGGCGTTCCATCGCGTGGGCGTCGTACCCGCACAGGTAGCGCAGATCGGCGCCGGGGGTGAGCACGAGCAGGTCCACCCCCAGCTCCGCGGCGACCGACCGGGCGGCGTGCACCCGGTCGATGGTCACGAGCGGGTCGGATCCGTGCGGAGCTGTCGGGTTTCCCACCAGCGCAGAGTAGCGACGGGGACCGCCGTTGCCCGCAATCGTTGCCAGACCGCTACCGTCCGCCATCGTGAGCGAGTGGGCGAGGCCAGGCAGGAGCACGGGACGGGCGAGCGTGCGCGGGCAGCGCTCGTGACCACCATGCTGCTGGACGCCGCGTCGCTGTACTTCCGCGCGTTCTACGGGGTGCCCACGAGCGTCACCACCCCCGACGGGCGGCCGATCAACGCCGTCCGCGGCTTTCTGGACATGACCGCCCGCCTGGTGACGGCGCACGGCCCCGACCGCCTCGTCGCCTGCTGGGACGACGACTGGCGGCCGGCCTTCCGCGTCGAGGCGCTGCCGTCCTACAAGGCCCACCGGCTGGCGCCCGACGGCGGTGAGGAGACCCCCGACGAGCTGGGGCCGCAGGTGCCGATCCTCGTCGAGGTGCTGGCCGCGGCCGGTCTCGCCCGGGTCGGCGCCCCCGGCTACGAGGCCGACGACGTGATCGGGACGCTCGCGACGCGGTCGCGCGGGCCGGTCGACGTCGTCACCGGTGACCGGGACCTGTTCCAGCTGGTCGACGACGCCCGCGGCGTGCGGATCCTCTACACCGCCCGCGGCATCTCCGACCTGGATTTCGTCGACGAGTCCGCGGTCACCGCCAAGTACGGCATCCCGGGGCGGGCCTACGCCGACTTCGCCGTGCTGCGCGGGGACCCCAGCGACGGGCTGCCCGGCGTGGCCGGCGTCGGCGCCAAGACCGCCGCGGCGCTGATCGACGAGTTCGGCGACCTGGCCGGCATCCGGGCGGCGGTCGCGCGGACGGTCGTCCCGAAGCCGCCGCTCACCGCGGCCGTCCTGAAGAAGCTGCACGCGGCGGCGGACTACCTCGACGCGGCGCCGGTCGTGGTAGCCGTGGCCAAGGACATCGACCTGCCCCCGGTCGAGGGTCCCCTGCCCCGCACCCCGGCGGACGCCGGCGCCCTCGCTGCGCTGGCCGAGGCGCACGGGCTGCGGTCCTCGCTCGGCCGGCTGGGCGCGGCCCTCGGCTGGCCGGAGGACGTCCTGGGCTGAGCGCCCTCAGGGCTCGGTCCAGGTGTAGTGGGCGCCGTCCTCGTCGGTGATCTCGATCCGGAGGGTGACCTGCTCGTCGTCGGACGTGACGCCGGTGCACTCGTAGGCGGCCCCCTCCTCCACCGGCATCTCCTGCGCGCACTGGAGATCGACGGCCACGCCCTCGCGCCGCTCGAACTGCGCCGCGACGTCCTGCTCGACCGCGGTCCGGGACAGCACCGTGGGACCCGTGGACAGGGCCAGCACGGCGATGCCCGCGAGCACGGCGACCGCGACGGTGGCCAGGGCGGCGACCAGGCCCGCTCGGCTCCGCCGCCGCGCCGGCGGCTGCCCGTACTGCTGTGGCGCGCCGTACTGCTGCCCCCACGGGGGCCGCGGGACCTGCCCCGGCGGACCGAAGTTCGCCGGGAGCTGCCCGTAGGGCTGGGTGGCGCCGAACGGCGGCCCACCCGGAGCGGCACCGGGCTGCGGCCAGGGCTGCTGGCTCCAGAGGGACGCCCCGTACGAAGGGGGCCCCGCCGGCGGCTGACCGGCCTCCGGGGGCCGGCCGTCCGGCCCCGGCGAGCGATCGGGCTCGGCGTCGCCGTGCGGCAGGTTGGTCATCGTCGCTCCCGGGTGCCTGACGCCCCCGTCGGGACGTGCCGGCATTCTGTCGCACCCACCGCCCGGTCCACGGGCGGCGACCCGCCGGTCAGCCGCCGACCGCGACGGCGACCACTCCTCGCCGCACCCGCTCGACGGTGGTCCGGGCGGTGCGGGCGACGGCGTCGTCGGCGACCTTCCCGAGCTGGTCGAGCAGATCCAGCAGCTGCCGGGTCCAGCGGACGAAGTCGCCTCCGGAGAGCTCCGTGCCCGCCTGCTCGGCGCCGGCGAGCACCCGGTCCAGGCCCTGCCCGTCGGCCCAGCGGTAGGCGGCCCAGGCGAAACCCAGGTCGAGGTCGCGGCTGGGCGGCACCCCGTGGTCGAGCTCGACGTCCAGCAGCCGCGCGCGGATCCCGCGCATCTCACCGATCGCGGCGGCCACCGTGCCGGCCGGCACCGCGGGCAGGCCGGGCGTGTCCCGGCGGGCCTCGAACACCAGGGTCGACACCACGGCCGCCAGCTCGGGTGGGGTCAGCCCGCGCCACACCCCCGCCCGCAGGCATTCGGCGACCAGCAGGTCCGACTCCGACCAAATCCTGGCCAGCCGGCGGCCGTCGTCGGTGACCACGGGGACGTCGTCGACCGCGCCGACGACCTCCGTGTCGGCCGGCACGAGCGGCGCGGGCTCCGGCACGAGGTAGCCGAGCTCCTCGAGCACGTCGCAGGTCCGGTCGAACTGCCGGGTGAGCGAGCCGGTGCGCTCGGCCATGGTCCGCTGCAACGACTCGGCCTCGCGCACGGCTCGCAGCCAGCGCTCGGCCACCCGCACCCGCTCCTCGCGGTCGGGCAGCTGGTGCACCGGGTGGTTGCGCAGCGCCTGCCGGAGGTCGGCGAGCACCGGGTCGTCGGCGGCCGCCGAGCGGTGCTTGATCCGCCGGGCGCCCAGGTCGTGCTCGACGCGGGCGTTCCGCAGCGTGGAGGCGAGGTCGCGGCGGGAGTGCGGGCTCCGGTGGTTGAAGTTCTTGGGCACCTTCACCCGCGCCAGCGCCGACACCGGGCTCGGGAAGTCGACGGAGCCCAGCCGCCCGGCCCACTTGTCCTCGGTGAGCACCAGCGGCCGCGGGTCGGCGAGGTCGGTGATGCCCGGGTCGAGGACGACCGCCAGCCCCTGCCGCCGGCCCGACGGCACCCGGATCACGTCCCCCGGACGCAGCGCGGCCAGCGCGTCGGCGGCCTCCATCCGGCGCTTGGCCTGGGAGTCGCGGGACAGCTCCTTCTCGCGGTCGGCGATCTGCCGGCGCAGCTGGGCGTAGGCACCGACGTCCCCCCGGTCCGAGCGCATCTCGGCGGCGGACTGTGCGGCGTCCCGCTCGTGGCGGGCCGCTGCCCGGGCCAGGCCCACCACCGACCGGTCGGCCTGGAACTGCGCGAACGAGCTGGCCAGCAGCTCCCGGGCCCGCGCCCGACCGAACGAGCTGACCAGGTTGACCGCCATGTTGTAGCTGGGCCGGAAGGAGGACTTCAGCGGGTACGTGCGGGTGCTGGCCAGGCCGGCGACCACCGAGGGGTCCATGCCCGGCGCCCAGATGACCACCGCGTGGCCCTCGACGTCGATGCCCCGGCGTCCGGCCCGCCCGGTGAGCTGGGTGTACTCCCCCGGCGTGACGTCGACGTGCGCCTCGCCGTTCCACTTCACCAGCCGCTCGAGGACGACCGTGCGGGCCGGCATGTTGATGCCCAGCGCCAGCGTCTCGGTGGCGAAGACGGCCTTGACCAGGCCGCGGACGAAGCATTCCTCGACGGTCTCCTTGAAGGCCGGCACCAGCCCGGCGTGGTGGGCGGCGAGGCCGGCGAGCAGGCCCTCGCGCCACTCCCAGAAGCCGAGGACGTGCAGGTCCTCCTCCGGCAGCGAGCCGGTGCGCTCGTCGATGATTGCGGCGATCTCCGCCCGCTCGACCTCGTCGGTGAGCCGCAGCCCGCTCAGGAGGCACTGGTGCACGGCCGCGTCGCAGCCGTTGCGGCTGAACACGAAGGTGATCGCCGGCAGGAGCCCTGCGCGGTCGAGCCGCTCGACGACGTCGGACCGGGCCGGCGGGCGGTACCGGGGCCGGTGCCCGGAGTCCCGGCGCCGGTCGCCGCCCCAGCTGTCGATCCGCCGCTCGTGCTCGCGCACGTACCGGACCAGCTCCGGATCGACGACGGAGGCGCCGCGCTCCCGGGTGGACAGCGGCCGTGGGCTGTCCCCCTGCTCAGCGGCGTGCGCGGCCGGGCGCAGCGAGAACAGGTCGAACACCCGGTTGCCGACGAGCATGTGCTGCCACAGCGGGATCGGCCGGACCTCGCTGACCACGACGCTCGTGTCGCCGCGGACGGTGACCAGCCAGTCGGCGAACTCCTCGGCGTTGCTGACCGTCGCGGAGAGTGAGATCAGCGTGACCGACGGTGGGAGGTGGATGATCACCTCCTCCCACACGGCGCCGCGGAAGCGGTCGGCGAGGTAGTGGACCTCGTCCATGACGACGTAGCCCAGACCGCGCAGCGCCGGGGACTCGGCGTAGAGCATATTGCGCAGGACCTCGGTGGTCATGACCACCACGGGGGCGTCGCCGTTGACCGCGTTGTCACCGGTGAGCAGGCCCACCCGGTCGGCCCCGTACCGCTGGACCAGGTCGTTGTACTTCTGGTTGGACAGCGCCTTGATCGGCGTCGTGTAGAACGCCTTGCGCCCCTCGGCGAGAGCCTTGTGCACGGCGAACTCGCCCACCACGGTCTTGCCGGCCCCGGTAGGCGCGCAGACCAGGACGCCGGAGCCGTCCTCCAGCGCCTCGCAGGCCGCCACCTGGAAGGGGTCCAGGGCGAAGCCGAGCGCAGCGGTGAAGTCGGCCAGCGTCGGGTGGGAGGTCCGCCTGCGGGCAGCGGCGTACCGCTCTGCGGGGCTGGACATGCCCCCACGTTAGGCGCTGGGCGACCGATGATCAGGTCAGCTGATCGTTTCGGGTCCTGGCTCAGCACCGGTGGTGAGCCAGGACCCCGAATGATCAGGTCACTTGATCAAAGCGGCATGAGGCGGGATTCGCGCCGGCCACCCGCAGCGCCCCGGAAACGCACTCGCTGCGCACTGGAAGCTGTGCCACCGGCTCCCCGTCGGCGTAGGCGGTGACGCCGGCGCAGGACAGGTCCACGCGGGCGGCGCGGTGCACCGTCACCGCCGGGTGCGCCACGTGGGTGCCGTCGGCCAGCCGCGGTTTGGTGCGGATCAGCTCGAGCCGGCTGGTGGCGCCCACGACCGTGACGTCGAACAGCCCGTCGGCCGGGTCGGCGGCCGGGCAGACCATCAAGCCGCCGCCGTACCAGGCGGTGTTGCCGACGGCGACCATCGTCGCCGGAAGTGTCCGAGCCACCCCGTCCAGCGTGAGCGTCACCTCGTAGGGGCGCAGCCGGGCCAGCTCGGCCAGGACGGCGACGTCGTACCGACGTCGTCCCTTCGGCCAGCGCAGCCGGTTGGCCCGGTCGGTGACCGCGGAGTCGAATCCGCAGGCGAGGACCGTGGCCCACCACCGGCCGGCGGTGCGTCCGGCGTCGACGGTCCGGGCTCGGCCGGCCCGCAGGTCGGCGGCAGCGGCACGCGCAGCCGCCGTGGGATCGATCGGCACGCCCAGGGCGAACGCCAGGTCGTTGCCGGTGCCGGCCGGGATCAGCGCCAGCGGCGTCGCGGTGCCGGCCACCGCCTGCAGGCCGGCGTGCGCGACGCCGTCTCCCCCCACCGCCACCACGGCAGCGGCGCCGTCGCGGATCGCCTCGGTGGCCTGCCGCTCGGCGTCGGGACGGGTGAGGGCCCCGAGGACCCGGGGGGTGAGCCCGGCGTCCCG encodes the following:
- a CDS encoding M24 family metallopeptidase, which produces MGNPTAPHGSDPLVTIDRVHAARSVAAELGVDLLVLTPGADLRYLCGYDAHAMERLTALAVPRSGEPFLVVPRLEAPMVDAGPAGALGLELLAWDETDDAFAVLAGAATARLGTAPARVAVGSRTWAEHALGVHRALPGSALELAAPVVDRLRMVKTPAEIEELALAGAAIDRVHARMGEWLTVGRTEADIGADIAAAIRAEGHVGVDFTIVGSGPNGASPHHELSDRTVQAGELVVVDIGGETATGYRSDCTRTYVVGGSASAEVAEWYGVLHAAQQAATAAVRPGVTAEQIDAAAREVISSAGWGEYFIHRTGHGIGLDTHEAPYIVAGNDLPLEPGMAFSVEPGIYLPGRHGARIEDIVVCTDDGVRVLNNGPRGLVELPG
- a CDS encoding 5'-3' exonuclease, translating into MLLDAASLYFRAFYGVPTSVTTPDGRPINAVRGFLDMTARLVTAHGPDRLVACWDDDWRPAFRVEALPSYKAHRLAPDGGEETPDELGPQVPILVEVLAAAGLARVGAPGYEADDVIGTLATRSRGPVDVVTGDRDLFQLVDDARGVRILYTARGISDLDFVDESAVTAKYGIPGRAYADFAVLRGDPSDGLPGVAGVGAKTAAALIDEFGDLAGIRAAVARTVVPKPPLTAAVLKKLHAAADYLDAAPVVVAVAKDIDLPPVEGPLPRTPADAGALAALAEAHGLRSSLGRLGAALGWPEDVLG
- a CDS encoding DUF4333 domain-containing protein — its product is MTNLPHGDAEPDRSPGPDGRPPEAGQPPAGPPSYGASLWSQQPWPQPGAAPGGPPFGATQPYGQLPANFGPPGQVPRPPWGQQYGAPQQYGQPPARRRSRAGLVAALATVAVAVLAGIAVLALSTGPTVLSRTAVEQDVAAQFERREGVAVDLQCAQEMPVEEGAAYECTGVTSDDEQVTLRIEITDEDGAHYTWTEP
- a CDS encoding DEAD/DEAH box helicase, which codes for MSSPAERYAAARRRTSHPTLADFTAALGFALDPFQVAACEALEDGSGVLVCAPTGAGKTVVGEFAVHKALAEGRKAFYTTPIKALSNQKYNDLVQRYGADRVGLLTGDNAVNGDAPVVVMTTEVLRNMLYAESPALRGLGYVVMDEVHYLADRFRGAVWEEVIIHLPPSVTLISLSATVSNAEEFADWLVTVRGDTSVVVSEVRPIPLWQHMLVGNRVFDLFSLRPAAHAAEQGDSPRPLSTRERGASVVDPELVRYVREHERRIDSWGGDRRRDSGHRPRYRPPARSDVVERLDRAGLLPAITFVFSRNGCDAAVHQCLLSGLRLTDEVERAEIAAIIDERTGSLPEEDLHVLGFWEWREGLLAGLAAHHAGLVPAFKETVEECFVRGLVKAVFATETLALGINMPARTVVLERLVKWNGEAHVDVTPGEYTQLTGRAGRRGIDVEGHAVVIWAPGMDPSVVAGLASTRTYPLKSSFRPSYNMAVNLVSSFGRARARELLASSFAQFQADRSVVGLARAAARHERDAAQSAAEMRSDRGDVGAYAQLRRQIADREKELSRDSQAKRRMEAADALAALRPGDVIRVPSGRRQGLAVVLDPGITDLADPRPLVLTEDKWAGRLGSVDFPSPVSALARVKVPKNFNHRSPHSRRDLASTLRNARVEHDLGARRIKHRSAAADDPVLADLRQALRNHPVHQLPDREERVRVAERWLRAVREAESLQRTMAERTGSLTRQFDRTCDVLEELGYLVPEPAPLVPADTEVVGAVDDVPVVTDDGRRLARIWSESDLLVAECLRAGVWRGLTPPELAAVVSTLVFEARRDTPGLPAVPAGTVAAAIGEMRGIRARLLDVELDHGVPPSRDLDLGFAWAAYRWADGQGLDRVLAGAEQAGTELSGGDFVRWTRQLLDLLDQLGKVADDAVARTARTTVERVRRGVVAVAVGG
- a CDS encoding YegS/Rv2252/BmrU family lipid kinase codes for the protein MTVIISPVAGRGRARAVAASALDVLRDAGLTPRVLGALTRPDAERQATEAIRDGAAAVVAVGGDGVAHAGLQAVAGTATPLALIPAGTGNDLAFALGVPIDPTAAARAAAADLRAGRARTVDAGRTAGRWWATVLACGFDSAVTDRANRLRWPKGRRRYDVAVLAELARLRPYEVTLTLDGVARTLPATMVAVGNTAWYGGGLMVCPAADPADGLFDVTVVGATSRLELIRTKPRLADGTHVAHPAVTVHRAARVDLSCAGVTAYADGEPVAQLPVRSECVSGALRVAGANPASCRFDQVT